Proteins encoded by one window of Enterococcus faecalis:
- a CDS encoding YaiI/YqxD family protein, whose translation MKIFVDGDGSPVKETVIEVAVEKALDVVIVTSVDHYSLKDYPENVSFVYVDKGADAADFKIVQLIKKGDLLITQDYGLASLVLPKGVSVLHQLGYQYTKENIDGLLEQRYFSGQIRRKGGRTKGPKPFTDQDRTTFKQALIELVKRSL comes from the coding sequence ATGAAAATTTTTGTCGATGGCGATGGTTCACCTGTGAAAGAGACGGTTATTGAAGTCGCTGTAGAGAAAGCTTTGGATGTGGTGATTGTTACTAGTGTAGATCATTATTCCTTAAAAGATTATCCAGAAAATGTCTCTTTTGTGTATGTTGATAAAGGAGCGGATGCTGCTGATTTTAAAATTGTGCAGTTAATAAAAAAAGGGGATCTTTTAATTACACAAGATTATGGCTTAGCTTCCTTGGTTTTGCCAAAAGGAGTGTCGGTTTTACATCAACTGGGTTATCAATATACGAAAGAAAATATTGATGGCTTGTTAGAACAACGCTATTTTAGTGGCCAAATTCGGCGAAAAGGTGGCCGAACGAAAGGACCTAAACCTTTTACAGACCAAGATAGAACAACGTTTAAACAAGCCCTTATTGAGCTGG